A region from the Lentimonas sp. CC4 genome encodes:
- a CDS encoding ABC transporter permease, whose product MIGFIIRRLLTLIPLLLGITMLVFILMSLAPGDFLTPVKAQRDVPIELIQAIEIEFGLDQPWYVQYVKWLGNVFEGNLGHSWAYKLPVSDLIGQRLFATFLLSVCAFVFSWGIAIPLGVLAAIYKDSIFDRISAGLAYAALSVPEFFLALLLVFFAAQTGWFPMGGATSIEYEYMGFFEKIADRGHHLILPTLALGIGSIASIMRIMRANFLDTIRAGFVTTARAKGLSEFVVMFKHALRNAINPLVSAFGFAFSGLLSGALMVEIVLQYPGLGQLMYQSILREDQFVVLASVMMGCTMLVLGNLLADILLAWSDPRIRLEKKK is encoded by the coding sequence ATGATCGGTTTTATTATTAGACGTCTGTTGACGCTGATTCCGTTACTGCTCGGCATCACGATGCTGGTGTTCATCTTGATGAGCCTAGCGCCAGGTGATTTCTTAACGCCGGTCAAAGCGCAACGCGATGTGCCGATCGAATTGATCCAGGCGATCGAGATCGAATTCGGCTTGGATCAGCCGTGGTATGTGCAGTATGTGAAATGGCTGGGCAATGTGTTTGAAGGGAATCTTGGGCATTCGTGGGCATACAAATTGCCGGTGAGCGATTTGATCGGTCAGCGACTCTTTGCCACGTTTTTACTATCTGTCTGTGCCTTCGTCTTTTCGTGGGGTATCGCAATTCCGCTGGGTGTGTTGGCCGCGATTTATAAGGACTCCATCTTTGACCGAATCTCTGCCGGCTTGGCATATGCGGCGCTCTCAGTGCCAGAGTTTTTCTTGGCCTTACTGTTGGTCTTCTTTGCTGCGCAGACCGGGTGGTTCCCGATGGGAGGGGCGACCTCGATCGAATACGAGTATATGGGATTCTTTGAGAAGATCGCCGATCGTGGGCATCATTTGATCTTACCGACGCTGGCGCTCGGGATCGGTTCGATTGCGAGTATCATGCGTATCATGCGTGCTAACTTTTTGGATACAATTCGCGCTGGGTTTGTTACCACTGCCCGCGCAAAGGGACTGAGTGAATTCGTAGTGATGTTTAAACATGCGCTACGCAATGCGATTAACCCGTTGGTGAGTGCCTTTGGTTTTGCGTTCTCCGGCTTGCTGAGTGGTGCGTTGATGGTTGAGATCGTGCTGCAGTATCCTGGCCTGGGGCAGTTGATGTATCAGTCGATTTTACGCGAAGATCAATTCGTGGTGCTGGCTTCGGTGATGATGGGGTGCACGATGTTGGTGTTAGGGAATTTGCTAGCGGATATTTTACTGGCTTGGTCGGATCCGCGTATCCGTTTGGAGAAGAAGAAATAG
- a CDS encoding DUF4250 domain-containing protein: MDLSTYQTMDPHLLVGVVNTTIRNHCESLDDLCKTHDLDAEILTTRLAEAGYDYMPEQRQFR; this comes from the coding sequence ATGGATTTAAGCACTTACCAAACAATGGATCCGCACCTGTTGGTCGGCGTCGTTAATACTACAATCCGCAACCACTGCGAATCGCTGGATGACCTGTGCAAGACACACGATCTCGACGCCGAGATCCTCACCACGCGCCTCGCCGAAGCAGGCTACGACTACATGCCCGAACAGCGGCAGTTCCGGTAA
- a CDS encoding ABC transporter permease yields MIIWGIIKEVMRRPLGILSGGVLVLLYLSALFADFLAPYSTNLQDLERTYHPPTGFFYADGSLQAQAYELVDPTEARYEAIEGKGYPIQFFGRGFEYRLLGLFKTDRHLFTIEDEGGRVYLLGSDSTGRDVFSRLIFGSRVSLFIGLLGITITTTLGFLVGGFSGYFGGRFDFFAMRFVEFMMAMPGLYLLLALRSALAPHFASDQMFFVIVIILALIGWAGTARVLRGMTLSIRQNQYVMAAEAMGQNPFVILRKHVLPNLVSYLLVAATLSIPGYVLGEAALSFLGLGIQEPSASWGLMLSQAQDVKVFYLNFWWLLTPGAAIFVTVIAYNVLGDVLRDIVDPNMKTR; encoded by the coding sequence ATGATCATTTGGGGAATTATAAAAGAAGTGATGCGTCGTCCGCTGGGGATCTTATCCGGTGGGGTGCTTGTGTTGCTTTATTTGAGTGCCTTATTTGCTGACTTTCTCGCGCCGTATTCGACCAACTTACAAGACTTGGAGCGCACCTATCATCCGCCGACAGGATTCTTCTATGCGGACGGAAGCTTACAGGCGCAGGCTTATGAGTTGGTGGATCCGACCGAGGCGCGCTATGAGGCTATTGAAGGCAAGGGGTATCCGATTCAGTTTTTCGGGCGTGGGTTCGAGTATCGCTTACTGGGGCTGTTCAAAACGGATCGGCATTTATTTACGATCGAGGACGAGGGCGGGCGTGTTTATTTATTGGGCAGCGACTCGACGGGACGTGATGTGTTTTCGCGGCTGATTTTTGGCTCTCGGGTGTCCTTGTTTATTGGTCTGCTCGGGATCACGATTACGACGACGTTGGGGTTCTTAGTCGGTGGATTTAGTGGCTACTTTGGCGGGCGCTTTGATTTCTTCGCGATGCGCTTTGTGGAGTTTATGATGGCGATGCCTGGGCTGTATTTGTTGTTGGCCTTGCGCTCTGCGCTGGCACCGCACTTCGCCTCGGATCAGATGTTTTTTGTCATCGTGATCATACTGGCGTTGATCGGTTGGGCAGGGACAGCGCGTGTCTTGCGTGGTATGACGCTCTCGATTCGACAGAATCAATATGTGATGGCGGCCGAGGCGATGGGGCAGAATCCGTTTGTGATTTTACGGAAGCATGTGCTGCCGAATCTGGTCAGTTATTTGTTGGTGGCAGCAACGCTTTCGATTCCTGGTTATGTCTTAGGTGAGGCGGCGTTGTCCTTTCTCGGCTTAGGCATTCAAGAGCCGTCTGCGTCGTGGGGCTTAATGCTCTCGCAGGCGCAGGATGTGAAAGTGTTTTATCTGAATTTCTGGTGGTTGCTCACGCCCGGCGCTGCGATTTTTGTAACGGTGATCGCGTATAACGTGCTCGGTGATGTGCTGCGTGATATTGTGGATCCGAACATGAAAACGCGGTAG
- a CDS encoding ABC transporter ATP-binding protein, translating into MSELLKVSDLRIAFHSRGQSNEVVHGINFSVDAGGKTVAILGESGSGKSVTCMSLTRLLPDAPTCTVSGEILFEGKNTLEMDRDAIRGVRGNGIAYIFQEASASLNPVFTVGHQIAEAVKLHRPDITDVTARVVELLELVGIRDAAQRYKAYPHEMSGGMQQRVMIAMALACEPKLLVADEPTTALDVTIQAQIMDLLRELRAKLGMSVVLITHNFGIVKGFADEVIVMYRGDIVEQGPVDEVLNNPQHAYTKALIACIPKLGAKQRRLTTIEKEMALD; encoded by the coding sequence ATGTCTGAATTACTAAAAGTCTCTGATCTGCGGATCGCGTTTCACTCGCGTGGTCAATCCAACGAAGTGGTGCATGGTATTAACTTTTCGGTGGATGCTGGTGGTAAGACCGTGGCGATTCTCGGTGAGAGTGGCAGTGGTAAGAGTGTGACGTGTATGTCGCTGACTCGTCTGTTGCCGGACGCGCCGACTTGCACGGTAAGCGGTGAAATTTTGTTCGAAGGGAAGAATACTTTAGAGATGGATCGCGATGCGATTCGTGGGGTGCGTGGCAATGGCATCGCTTATATTTTTCAAGAGGCATCGGCCTCGTTGAATCCAGTCTTCACGGTCGGGCATCAAATCGCAGAGGCGGTGAAGTTACACCGACCTGATATTACGGATGTCACTGCGCGTGTCGTGGAGTTATTGGAGTTGGTTGGGATTCGCGATGCCGCGCAGCGCTACAAAGCCTATCCGCACGAGATGAGTGGCGGTATGCAGCAGCGTGTGATGATTGCAATGGCCTTGGCCTGTGAGCCGAAGCTGCTCGTTGCGGATGAGCCGACCACCGCTTTGGATGTGACGATACAGGCACAGATCATGGATTTGCTGCGTGAACTTCGCGCAAAGCTTGGCATGAGCGTTGTGCTGATTACGCACAATTTCGGCATCGTCAAAGGTTTCGCCGACGAGGTGATCGTGATGTATCGTGGCGACATCGTGGAGCAAGGGCCAGTGGATGAGGTGCTGAACAACCCGCAGCATGCGTATACTAAAGCACTGATTGCCTGTATCCCGAAGCTCGGAGCGAAGCAACGCCGTTTGACGACGATTGAAAAGGAAATGGCACTGGATTAA
- a CDS encoding alkyl/aryl-sulfatase, with product MKTPPFIKLTSVLVALLTLPAISHAESEATKLLTERRAEFRKDLIQVADNVYTATGYSVQPVSMIIGDDGIIIVDTGLDVPSAQGVLTEFRTITQLPVKAIILTHGHGDHTGGLPVFAAEGSPEIWACDNLGDENHAFLAAGLDINKKRGARQGGFLLPPEKRINNGIAQAYYPKRGGAVFSADESLEPTHYLTEARQTIEVAGLSLDLVSINGETADALYIWYAEQRVLFSGDNFYKSWPNLYAIRGSAYRDVQAWANSVDQMLQEHPAKLVPGHTRPILDQALVIEMLTNYRDAIRFVFDKTIEGMNQGMTPDELVEYVTLPAKYTDKDYLKEYYGNIEWSVRSIFAGTLGWFDGNPTTLFSLPIKGEAERMATLAGGTDKLEQAAVQALQAKDYQWAAQLADHLIALHPEAASPKRMKAEALEGLAENLLTATGRNYYLTVAQELRKAATGED from the coding sequence ATGAAAACACCGCCTTTCATCAAACTGACATCCGTTCTCGTTGCACTGCTGACACTGCCTGCGATCTCCCATGCTGAATCCGAAGCCACCAAGCTCCTCACCGAGCGCCGCGCCGAATTCCGCAAAGACCTCATCCAAGTAGCCGACAACGTCTACACCGCAACAGGTTATTCCGTGCAGCCAGTTTCAATGATCATCGGCGACGATGGCATCATCATTGTCGACACCGGCCTAGACGTGCCATCTGCGCAAGGTGTGCTGACCGAATTCCGCACCATCACCCAACTGCCCGTCAAAGCGATCATCCTCACTCATGGTCACGGAGACCACACAGGCGGGCTCCCCGTCTTTGCCGCCGAAGGATCACCCGAGATTTGGGCCTGCGACAACCTCGGCGACGAGAACCATGCCTTCCTAGCGGCAGGCCTAGATATTAATAAAAAGCGCGGCGCCCGCCAAGGCGGCTTCCTCCTACCGCCAGAGAAACGAATCAACAACGGGATCGCGCAGGCCTACTACCCAAAGCGTGGCGGAGCAGTGTTTAGCGCAGATGAGTCCCTAGAGCCAACCCACTACTTAACAGAAGCACGTCAAACTATCGAAGTTGCTGGCCTCTCACTAGACCTCGTCTCCATCAACGGCGAAACCGCAGACGCTCTCTACATCTGGTATGCTGAGCAGCGCGTGCTATTCTCCGGAGACAACTTCTACAAGTCGTGGCCGAATCTCTACGCAATCCGCGGCTCGGCCTATCGCGATGTGCAAGCATGGGCGAACAGCGTCGATCAGATGCTACAGGAGCATCCCGCCAAGCTAGTGCCTGGCCACACACGCCCAATTCTCGACCAGGCACTCGTCATCGAAATGCTCACCAACTATCGCGACGCCATTCGCTTCGTCTTTGACAAAACCATCGAAGGCATGAACCAAGGTATGACACCCGACGAGTTGGTAGAATATGTAACACTTCCCGCTAAGTATACCGACAAAGATTATCTCAAAGAATACTACGGTAACATCGAATGGTCTGTGCGCTCCATCTTCGCCGGCACACTCGGTTGGTTCGACGGCAACCCCACTACGCTCTTTTCTCTGCCTATTAAAGGAGAGGCCGAGCGCATGGCCACGCTTGCCGGCGGCACAGACAAACTGGAACAAGCCGCTGTTCAAGCATTGCAGGCAAAGGACTACCAATGGGCCGCACAGTTAGCCGATCATCTCATCGCACTCCATCCTGAAGCCGCGAGTCCAAAGCGAATGAAAGCCGAGGCCCTCGAAGGCCTCGCCGAGAACCTACTCACTGCCACTGGGCGCAACTACTACCTCACCGTTGCACAGGAATTGCGCAAAGCAGCCACTGGCGAGGATTAG
- a CDS encoding type II toxin-antitoxin system RelE/ParE family toxin, with the protein MIQCFKGKSAKALWEGKRSKLPSTILQRAVDKLSILHAATSIDSLRIPPSNHLETLSGDRKGQHSIRINSQWRICFRWENGNAYDVEITDYH; encoded by the coding sequence ATGATTCAGTGCTTTAAAGGTAAATCCGCTAAAGCGCTTTGGGAAGGCAAGCGCTCAAAGCTCCCTTCCACTATTTTACAGCGTGCAGTCGACAAGCTCTCAATCCTACACGCCGCCACTTCAATCGACTCACTTCGTATACCACCAAGCAATCACCTAGAAACTCTCAGCGGTGACCGCAAAGGCCAGCACAGCATACGTATCAATAGCCAATGGCGGATCTGCTTCCGATGGGAAAACGGCAACGCCTACGACGTCGAAATCACCGATTATCATTAA
- a CDS encoding HigA family addiction module antitoxin — MTPEQKAWQQATPGGILLREFLAPLDISQAELARRTGIPASRITEIVKGRRAITAETALALGIVFNMDAHFWINLQTQYDLRLVRIEKEAAMRQRIEPIENSAVAEDKGRYGA; from the coding sequence ATGACTCCCGAACAAAAAGCATGGCAACAAGCCACCCCAGGCGGTATTCTCCTGCGCGAGTTTCTCGCCCCCTTGGACATCTCGCAGGCCGAACTCGCCCGACGCACAGGCATCCCCGCCTCCCGCATCACTGAAATCGTCAAAGGCCGCCGTGCCATAACGGCCGAGACCGCGCTCGCCTTAGGTATCGTCTTCAATATGGACGCCCACTTTTGGATCAACCTGCAAACACAATATGACCTGCGGCTAGTCCGCATCGAAAAAGAGGCGGCCATGCGACAACGCATTGAGCCAATTGAGAATAGTGCGGTAGCTGAAGACAAAGGCAGATACGGGGCATAA
- a CDS encoding ATP-binding cassette domain-containing protein, giving the protein MSESSPDQSPLLSVRDLQVHFPIKGGVLQRTVDYVKAVDGVSFDVPRGKTVGLVGESGSGKTTTGRAIARLVPITAGTITYEGQDLAHLSRAAFFDYRKKIQVIFQDPFGSLNPRMTIYSIIAEPLDIHFKDWSKAQKTARVADLLEKVGLSADFMQRYPHQFSGGQRQRIGIARALAVEPEFIICDEPVSALDVSVQAQIVNLLQDLQEELGLTYLFIAHDLAVVEHISDEVLVMTEGKIVEQATADEIYNNPQHEYTKKLLNAVPSL; this is encoded by the coding sequence ATGAGCGAATCATCACCAGACCAATCACCACTTCTTTCTGTTCGCGATCTGCAGGTGCATTTCCCGATTAAAGGCGGCGTGTTGCAGCGCACTGTGGATTATGTGAAAGCGGTGGACGGTGTGTCGTTTGATGTGCCGCGTGGTAAGACCGTCGGCCTCGTTGGCGAGAGTGGCAGTGGTAAGACGACCACGGGGCGTGCGATCGCACGGCTCGTGCCGATTACGGCGGGCACGATTACTTATGAGGGACAAGACCTCGCGCACTTATCGCGGGCTGCATTTTTTGATTATCGGAAAAAGATTCAGGTCATCTTTCAAGATCCGTTCGGTTCGCTCAATCCGCGTATGACGATTTACAGCATCATTGCGGAGCCGCTGGATATACACTTTAAGGATTGGTCGAAGGCGCAAAAAACTGCTCGTGTGGCAGACTTACTCGAAAAGGTCGGCTTGAGTGCGGACTTTATGCAGCGCTACCCGCACCAGTTTAGTGGTGGCCAACGGCAGCGTATCGGCATCGCCCGCGCTTTGGCTGTGGAGCCAGAATTCATTATTTGCGATGAGCCGGTGAGCGCCTTGGATGTCTCGGTGCAGGCACAGATTGTGAATCTGTTGCAAGACCTTCAAGAAGAGCTCGGGTTGACGTATTTGTTTATCGCGCACGATCTCGCGGTCGTGGAGCACATTAGCGATGAGGTGCTGGTCATGACTGAAGGTAAGATTGTCGAGCAAGCGACGGCGGATGAGATTTATAATAACCCGCAGCATGAGTATACGAAAAAGCTCTTGAATGCCGTGCCGAGCCTGTAA